One Phoenix dactylifera cultivar Barhee BC4 chromosome 8, palm_55x_up_171113_PBpolish2nd_filt_p, whole genome shotgun sequence genomic window carries:
- the LOC103708742 gene encoding 26.5 kDa heat shock protein, mitochondrial: protein MALARMCLSSTPLLRGRRSFPLSAVSTARGGSMDIDFGAPSSYSAVPDHPSSPKREDEKKGGEVAPAESSSAPARRRSGLLSSQPWDLIPFRFHNIGLGNALWQVSENLNRLLENWAPSRFLGRMKEVKDCYKLRYEVPGLRKEDMRITVEDRFLVITGERKEEEDDSDEEGGWYSKRYGYYNTSLLLPDDAKVEEIKAEVKDGILCITIPRNEEKKRNVREVKIQ from the exons ATGGCTCTGGCTCGTATGTGTCTGAGTAGCACCCCTCTCCTCCGCGGCCGGCGCTCCTTCCCATTGTCTGCGGTTAGTACCGCTCGGGGAGGCAGCATGGATATTGATTTCGGAGCGCCTTCCTCGTATTCTGCTGTCCCCGATCATCCCTCTTCTCCAAAACGGGAAGACGAGAAGAAAGGCGGGGAGGTCGCGCCGGCGGAGTCATCATCGGCTCCTGCTCGTCGCAGAAGTGGGCTGCTCTCGAGCCAGCCCTGGGACCTCATTCCCTTCCGTTTCCACAACATTG GGTTGGGGAACGCACTATGGCAAGTGTCCGAGAATTTGAATAGATTATTGGAGAACTGGGCACCCTCTCGTTTCCTTGGTCGTATGAAGGAAGTCAAAGACTGCTACAAACTACGTTATGAGGTGCCGGGGCTAAGGAAGGAAGACATGAGGATCACAGTGGAAGATAGATTTCTGGTGATCACAGGAGAgcgcaaggaggaagaggatgactcTGACGAGGAGGGTGGTTGGTACTCCAAAAGATACGGATACTACAATACTAGCTTACTGTTGCCGGATGATGCCAAAGTGGAAGAGATCAAGGCGGAGGTTAAAGATGGGATTCTCTGCATTACTATACCTAGGAACGAAGAGAAGAAACGAAATGTTAGAGAGGTCAAAATCCAGTAG